In a genomic window of Seriola aureovittata isolate HTS-2021-v1 ecotype China chromosome 11, ASM2101889v1, whole genome shotgun sequence:
- the wnt6b gene encoding protein Wnt-6 isoform X2, which yields MDPNSICRKAKRLAGKQAELCQTQPEIVSEVAKGARLGVRECQYQFRYRRWNCTSHNKYFGKILQQDIRETAFVYAITAAGVTHAVTQACSMGDLLQCGCEATRNRAPPRPPSSSSSSGDGVKWEWGGCGDDVEFGYEKSKQFMDAKRRRGKSDIRTLIDLHNNEAGRLAVKLYMRTECKCHGLSGSCTLRTCWKKMPHFREVGDRLLERFNGASKVMGGNDGKTLIPVGQNIKPPDKQDLIYSDESPDFCLANRKTGSLGTRGRMCNSTAMDISGCDLLCCERGYREETVVFEENCLCRFHWCCVVQCKKCLVRKELSLCH from the exons ATGGACCCCAACAGTATCTGCAGGAAGGCGAAGCGTCTGGCAGGGAAGCAGGCTGAGCTGTGCCAGACTCAGCCAGAGATTGTCAGTGAGGTGGCCAAAGGGGCCAGGCTGGGAGTCAGGGAGTGCCAATACCAGTTCAGGTACCGCCGGTGGAACTGCACCAGCCACAACAAGTACTTTGGCAAAATACTGCAGCAAG ATATTCGGGAGACAGCATTTGTTTACGCCATCACGGCAGCCGGGGTGACCCACGCTGTGACCCAGGCCTGCAGTATGGGAGACCTGCTGCAGTGCGGCTGCGAGGCCACCAGGAACAGAGCACCTCCGAGgcctccttcatcctcctcctcctcggggGATGGAGTCAAGTGGGAGTGGGGCGGCTGCGGAGATGATGTGGAGTTTGGTTATGAAAAGTCAAAACAGTTTATGGATGCCAAGAGGAGAAGAGGCAAGAGCGACATCAGGACGCTCATTGATCTGCACAACAATGAGGCTGGGCGGCTG GCAGTGAAGCTCTACATGAGGACAGAGTGCAAATGCCACGGACTGTCGGGCTCGTGCACCTTGCGCACTTGCTGGAAAAAGATGCCTCATTTCCGTGAGGTAGGCGACCGTCTGCTGGAGCGCTTCAATGGCGCCTCCAAGGTGATGGGCGGCAACGACGGCAAGACCCTGATCCCAGTCGGCCAGAACATAAAGCCACCGGATAAGCAGGATCTGATCTACTCAGACGAGTCGCCCGATTTCTGCCTTGCGAATCGGAAAACGGGTTCACTTGGGACTCGAGGCCGCATGTGCAACAGCACAGCCATGGACATCAGCGGCTGTGACCTGCTGTGCTGCGAGCGTGGCTACAGGGAGGAAACAGTGGTGTTTGAGGAGAACTGTCTGTGTCGTTTCCACTGGTGTTGTGTGGTCCAGTGCAAGAAGTGCTTGGTCCGAAAAGAGCTTAGTCTCTgtcactga
- the wnt6b gene encoding protein Wnt-6 isoform X1 — MTVRLSRIQLALFFILLCPVNIIGLWWAVGSPLVMDPNSICRKAKRLAGKQAELCQTQPEIVSEVAKGARLGVRECQYQFRYRRWNCTSHNKYFGKILQQDIRETAFVYAITAAGVTHAVTQACSMGDLLQCGCEATRNRAPPRPPSSSSSSGDGVKWEWGGCGDDVEFGYEKSKQFMDAKRRRGKSDIRTLIDLHNNEAGRLAVKLYMRTECKCHGLSGSCTLRTCWKKMPHFREVGDRLLERFNGASKVMGGNDGKTLIPVGQNIKPPDKQDLIYSDESPDFCLANRKTGSLGTRGRMCNSTAMDISGCDLLCCERGYREETVVFEENCLCRFHWCCVVQCKKCLVRKELSLCH, encoded by the exons ATGACGGTTCGTCTATCACGGATCCAACTTGCCCTCTTCTTTATCTTGCTCTGTCCGGTCAATATCATCGGACTGTGGTG GGCGGTGGGCAGTCCGCTGGTGATGGACCCCAACAGTATCTGCAGGAAGGCGAAGCGTCTGGCAGGGAAGCAGGCTGAGCTGTGCCAGACTCAGCCAGAGATTGTCAGTGAGGTGGCCAAAGGGGCCAGGCTGGGAGTCAGGGAGTGCCAATACCAGTTCAGGTACCGCCGGTGGAACTGCACCAGCCACAACAAGTACTTTGGCAAAATACTGCAGCAAG ATATTCGGGAGACAGCATTTGTTTACGCCATCACGGCAGCCGGGGTGACCCACGCTGTGACCCAGGCCTGCAGTATGGGAGACCTGCTGCAGTGCGGCTGCGAGGCCACCAGGAACAGAGCACCTCCGAGgcctccttcatcctcctcctcctcggggGATGGAGTCAAGTGGGAGTGGGGCGGCTGCGGAGATGATGTGGAGTTTGGTTATGAAAAGTCAAAACAGTTTATGGATGCCAAGAGGAGAAGAGGCAAGAGCGACATCAGGACGCTCATTGATCTGCACAACAATGAGGCTGGGCGGCTG GCAGTGAAGCTCTACATGAGGACAGAGTGCAAATGCCACGGACTGTCGGGCTCGTGCACCTTGCGCACTTGCTGGAAAAAGATGCCTCATTTCCGTGAGGTAGGCGACCGTCTGCTGGAGCGCTTCAATGGCGCCTCCAAGGTGATGGGCGGCAACGACGGCAAGACCCTGATCCCAGTCGGCCAGAACATAAAGCCACCGGATAAGCAGGATCTGATCTACTCAGACGAGTCGCCCGATTTCTGCCTTGCGAATCGGAAAACGGGTTCACTTGGGACTCGAGGCCGCATGTGCAACAGCACAGCCATGGACATCAGCGGCTGTGACCTGCTGTGCTGCGAGCGTGGCTACAGGGAGGAAACAGTGGTGTTTGAGGAGAACTGTCTGTGTCGTTTCCACTGGTGTTGTGTGGTCCAGTGCAAGAAGTGCTTGGTCCGAAAAGAGCTTAGTCTCTgtcactga